Proteins encoded in a region of the Streptomyces sp. NBC_01298 genome:
- a CDS encoding MFS transporter gives MPMPMPMPMPTPAAASGPAPGPAKLRTAAFSAGHSCVDVYQGAVAALVPFLVSERSYGYAAASGIVLAASLLSSVVQPLFGALTDRWPMPWLIPLATAAAGLGVALVGLDAGYAATLAAVALSGLGVAAYHPAAARLVRTVGGPGHGAMSWFALGGNIGFACAPLLVVGALALPGPAGWWLLAAPAALGVFLNRPPSAKRSAANPRAAIPAPARGPRDDWRAFLRLSLVVVVRSVVFTGLSTFIGLYVRERGGGETAGAVALFTLFAGSAGGTLLGGRLAARWGRVTTVHRAYAAVVPAVAGILFLPLPLVYVCSALAATALYVPFSLQVTLGQDYLPSRMGTASGVTLGLTVSIGGLASPVIGAAADAASLRTALLPLAALPLLAWALARRLPEPAEPELTPARG, from the coding sequence ATGCCGATGCCGATGCCGATGCCGATGCCGACTCCGGCGGCAGCCTCCGGACCGGCGCCCGGACCGGCCAAGCTCCGTACGGCCGCCTTCTCCGCGGGCCACTCCTGCGTGGACGTCTACCAGGGCGCCGTCGCCGCGCTCGTGCCCTTCCTCGTCTCCGAGCGCTCGTACGGCTACGCCGCCGCCTCCGGCATCGTGCTGGCCGCCTCGCTGCTCTCCTCCGTGGTCCAGCCGCTGTTCGGAGCGCTCACCGACCGGTGGCCGATGCCCTGGCTGATCCCGCTGGCCACCGCCGCCGCGGGACTGGGCGTGGCGCTGGTCGGACTCGACGCCGGCTACGCGGCCACCCTCGCCGCCGTCGCCCTGTCCGGGCTGGGCGTCGCCGCCTATCACCCGGCGGCCGCCCGGCTGGTCCGTACGGTGGGCGGGCCCGGGCACGGGGCGATGAGCTGGTTCGCGCTCGGCGGCAACATCGGCTTCGCGTGCGCGCCGCTGCTGGTCGTCGGCGCGCTCGCGCTGCCGGGCCCGGCGGGGTGGTGGCTGCTGGCCGCCCCGGCGGCCCTGGGCGTGTTCCTCAACCGGCCGCCGTCCGCGAAGCGTTCGGCCGCGAACCCGCGAGCGGCGATCCCGGCCCCGGCCCGGGGCCCCCGCGACGACTGGCGGGCCTTCCTGCGGCTGTCCCTGGTGGTCGTGGTGCGCTCGGTCGTCTTCACCGGCCTGAGCACCTTCATCGGGCTGTACGTCCGGGAGCGCGGCGGTGGTGAAACCGCCGGCGCCGTGGCCCTGTTCACCCTCTTCGCCGGGAGCGCCGGCGGCACCCTCCTCGGAGGCCGGCTGGCCGCCCGCTGGGGGCGCGTCACCACCGTCCACCGCGCCTACGCGGCCGTGGTGCCGGCCGTCGCGGGCATCCTCTTCCTGCCGCTGCCGCTGGTGTACGTCTGCTCGGCGCTGGCCGCCACCGCCCTGTACGTGCCGTTCTCCCTCCAGGTCACCCTGGGCCAGGACTACTTGCCGAGCCGCATGGGCACGGCGAGCGGGGTCACCCTGGGCCTGACCGTCAGCATCGGGGGCCTCGCGAGCCCCGTGATCGGCGCGGCGGCCGACGCGGCCTCCCTGCGGACGGCCCTGCTCCCGCTGGCGGCGCTGCCGCTGCTGGCCTGGGCCCTGGCCCGGCGCCTGCCGGAGCCCGCGGAGCCGGAGCTCACTCCCGCTCGGGGGTGA
- a CDS encoding DUF6434 domain-containing protein has protein sequence MRTNDGEVRPAPSPELSGAELARWYWTLAELSALARAMGLPSGGGKAAVTARIAAALDGFPAPAPAADPAPARSGGRPVRGAGRQLAAPVDGASVIPPGQRCGQVLRAYFLREIGPGFHFDAFMRDYVAQGAGHTLAEAVAHWHATRAAAAEPREIGAQFELNRFLRDWHAGHPEGTRAQALAAWRAHRSRPREAALTPERE, from the coding sequence GTGCGTACGAATGACGGTGAAGTGCGGCCTGCTCCGAGCCCGGAACTGAGCGGGGCGGAGCTGGCCCGCTGGTACTGGACGCTGGCCGAACTCAGCGCCCTGGCCCGGGCGATGGGCCTCCCGTCCGGAGGCGGGAAGGCGGCGGTCACGGCGCGGATCGCCGCCGCGCTGGACGGGTTTCCGGCGCCGGCCCCGGCCGCGGACCCGGCTCCGGCCCGGTCCGGCGGCCGGCCCGTCCGTGGTGCGGGCCGGCAGCTGGCGGCGCCCGTGGACGGGGCCAGCGTGATCCCGCCGGGGCAGCGGTGCGGCCAGGTGCTGCGGGCCTACTTCCTCCGGGAGATCGGGCCCGGCTTCCACTTCGACGCCTTCATGCGGGATTACGTCGCCCAGGGCGCGGGACACACCCTCGCCGAGGCGGTCGCCCACTGGCACGCCACCCGGGCGGCGGCGGCCGAACCCCGGGAGATCGGGGCCCAGTTCGAGCTGAACCGGTTCCTCCGCGACTGGCACGCCGGCCATCCCGAGGGCACCCGCGCGCAGGCCCTGGCCGCCTGGCGGGCCCACCGCTCCCGGCCGCGGGAGGCCGCCCTCACCCCCGAGCGGGAGTGA
- a CDS encoding S8 family serine peptidase, protein MNGAPWRRERRPHASGMPAWSMPAGGDPGDPLPTALFAGIGPRWAWEGASGEGVRVCVLDSGVQAEHPLVGAVERAWQVVSAEGRAPRVEECEPHDSAGHGTACAGIIRSLAPRASLSSLKVLGDGRAGSASALIAGLAFAIEEGFDVISMSLSTTRVEFRDRLAELCDRAYFRRTAVVAAAHNLPIESFPWNFASVISVASHAEPDGMRFYYNAAPPVEFRARGVRVPVASLGGGTVRNTGNSFAAPHMAGIAALVLSKHPWLTPFQLKSVLYHCAANVHGEGDGA, encoded by the coding sequence GTGAACGGCGCGCCCTGGCGGCGCGAGCGGCGGCCGCACGCGTCGGGGATGCCCGCGTGGAGCATGCCGGCCGGCGGGGACCCCGGCGATCCGCTGCCCACGGCCCTGTTCGCGGGGATCGGCCCGCGCTGGGCGTGGGAGGGCGCGAGCGGAGAGGGCGTACGGGTCTGCGTGCTCGACAGCGGCGTCCAGGCGGAGCACCCGCTCGTCGGCGCGGTCGAGCGGGCCTGGCAGGTGGTGAGCGCCGAGGGCCGGGCTCCGCGCGTCGAGGAGTGCGAGCCGCACGACAGCGCCGGGCACGGGACCGCCTGCGCGGGGATCATCCGCTCCCTCGCGCCCCGGGCCTCGCTCAGTTCGCTCAAGGTGCTCGGGGACGGGAGGGCCGGCAGCGCCTCCGCGCTGATCGCCGGACTGGCCTTCGCGATCGAGGAGGGGTTCGACGTCATCAGCATGAGCCTGTCGACGACCCGGGTCGAATTCCGCGACCGGCTGGCCGAGTTGTGCGACCGCGCCTACTTCCGGCGGACCGCGGTGGTGGCGGCGGCGCACAACCTGCCCATCGAGAGCTTCCCCTGGAACTTCGCCTCGGTGATCTCCGTCGCGAGCCACGCCGAGCCGGACGGCATGCGCTTCTACTACAACGCCGCTCCCCCGGTGGAGTTCCGTGCCCGGGGAGTGCGCGTGCCGGTGGCGAGCCTGGGCGGCGGCACGGTCCGCAACACCGGCAACAGCTTCGCGGCGCCGCACATGGCCGGGATCGCGGCCCTCGTCCTGAGCAAGCATCCGTGGCTCACGCCGTTCCAGCTCAAGAGCGTCCTGTACCACTGCGCAGCGAACGTCCACGGAGAAGGAGACGGAGCATGA
- a CDS encoding ABC transporter permease: MADLGFKTTPPVASGKPADFIAVFYREYALLARNRVNLILGLTPMLVYLLLVNTSLGNVVGNITYRGETLPFAVFLLPMVLAMSVVSASGTTGMAMFQEEMSGVSTQLWSWPLRRSRFLAGKLLAGVSLVLAQSLLALAVAAVIFDYPFHASHWIWLLLALVLSSVAFNGLYLAAAVLISDYRTFMVLTSVSVPVLVFAAPSLSTSQQLPTVLRWISTVNPVSYAVTGMRDAAIFGLGKAWPSLVVLAVVAIVANFIAGRALLRRTRNL, encoded by the coding sequence GTGGCCGACCTGGGATTCAAGACCACGCCGCCGGTCGCCTCGGGCAAACCGGCGGACTTCATCGCCGTGTTCTACCGCGAGTACGCGCTCCTCGCCCGCAACAGGGTCAACCTCATCCTCGGCCTGACCCCCATGCTCGTGTACCTGCTCCTGGTGAACACCTCGCTGGGCAACGTCGTGGGGAACATCACCTACCGGGGCGAGACCCTCCCCTTCGCGGTCTTCCTCCTCCCCATGGTGCTGGCCATGTCGGTGGTCAGCGCCTCCGGGACGACGGGCATGGCGATGTTCCAGGAGGAGATGAGCGGGGTGTCGACCCAGCTCTGGAGCTGGCCGCTGCGCCGCTCGCGCTTCCTGGCCGGCAAACTGCTGGCCGGGGTCTCGCTCGTGCTGGCCCAGAGCCTGCTGGCCCTGGCCGTCGCCGCGGTCATCTTCGACTACCCCTTCCACGCGTCCCACTGGATCTGGCTGCTGCTTGCGCTGGTGCTCTCGTCGGTGGCGTTCAACGGGCTGTACCTCGCCGCGGCCGTCCTCATCAGCGACTACCGCACCTTCATGGTGCTCACCAGCGTGTCGGTGCCCGTCCTCGTCTTCGCCGCGCCGTCGCTGTCCACTTCGCAGCAACTGCCCACCGTGCTGCGGTGGATCTCGACGGTGAACCCGGTGTCGTACGCCGTCACCGGCATGCGCGACGCCGCGATCTTCGGCCTGGGCAAGGCCTGGCCCTCCCTGGTGGTGCTCGCCGTCGTCGCGATCGTCGCCAACTTCATCGCCGGCCGGGCGCTGTTGCGGCGCACCCGGAACCTCTGA
- a CDS encoding TfuA domain-containing protein, with the protein MNGSRVIVYAGPTISAADVHAVLPDAEVRPPAGRGDLLADRWDPGDVVVVVDGYFRERRSVGHKEILQVLTEGAEVIGAASMGALRAAELAPCGMRGLGTVFTMYASGEIDGDDEVGVLHGPAEMGYPPQTVALVNLRYGCKEGAESDLIAPDAGRRIVAAAAALPFTHRGWKDIEGALDEEDHDALWTLEEMIASGVWDLKRLDAMAALRAIAGRGAVPPGPVAPEVPVTGISRTQSLVRRTRREHAPGRWMSDLDVLDAARLFDEGYPALHEEVLTGLLEELAGARGMTLATYARDKLGLDGRSPLPDSLARWFTERERDELPAAERIRLLMVRVWPVWQSVDWRPTVLARLRDSERWEEWCALVVRADEAAVETRPRLVVPPPPMCAKLFLRHWQGRGTSPEVEMARRGFTGPDGLGAAVPRFFALDVLRGRERRAAAAR; encoded by the coding sequence TTGAACGGGTCCAGGGTGATCGTCTACGCGGGGCCGACCATCTCGGCCGCCGACGTCCACGCGGTGCTCCCGGACGCGGAGGTGCGGCCGCCGGCGGGCCGGGGCGACCTCCTCGCGGACCGGTGGGACCCGGGAGACGTGGTCGTGGTCGTCGACGGCTACTTCCGGGAACGCCGCTCGGTCGGCCACAAGGAGATCCTCCAGGTCCTCACCGAGGGCGCGGAGGTGATCGGCGCCGCGAGCATGGGGGCGCTGCGGGCCGCGGAGCTCGCTCCTTGCGGCATGCGGGGCCTGGGCACCGTCTTCACGATGTACGCCTCGGGCGAGATCGACGGGGACGACGAGGTGGGGGTCCTGCACGGCCCGGCCGAGATGGGGTACCCGCCCCAGACCGTGGCCCTGGTGAACCTCCGCTACGGCTGCAAGGAGGGCGCCGAGAGCGACCTGATCGCGCCCGACGCCGGACGGCGGATCGTGGCGGCGGCCGCGGCGCTGCCCTTCACCCACCGCGGCTGGAAGGACATCGAGGGGGCGCTGGACGAGGAGGACCACGACGCCCTGTGGACGCTGGAGGAGATGATCGCCTCGGGCGTCTGGGACCTGAAACGGCTCGACGCCATGGCGGCGCTGCGCGCGATCGCGGGCCGGGGCGCGGTGCCCCCCGGTCCGGTGGCGCCCGAGGTGCCCGTCACCGGCATCAGCCGGACCCAGTCCCTGGTCCGCCGGACCCGGCGGGAGCACGCCCCCGGCCGGTGGATGTCGGACCTCGACGTACTGGACGCCGCCCGGCTGTTCGACGAGGGCTACCCGGCGCTGCACGAGGAGGTGCTGACCGGCTTGTTGGAGGAGCTCGCCGGCGCCCGGGGCATGACCCTCGCGACGTACGCACGGGACAAGCTCGGGCTCGACGGACGGTCGCCGCTGCCGGACTCCCTCGCGCGCTGGTTCACGGAGCGGGAACGGGACGAGCTCCCCGCCGCCGAGCGGATCCGGCTCCTCATGGTGCGGGTGTGGCCGGTGTGGCAGTCGGTGGACTGGCGGCCGACGGTCCTGGCGCGCCTGCGGGACTCCGAGCGCTGGGAGGAGTGGTGCGCCCTGGTGGTCCGGGCCGACGAGGCCGCGGTGGAGACCCGTCCGCGGCTCGTGGTCCCGCCGCCGCCGATGTGCGCGAAGCTCTTCCTGCGCCACTGGCAGGGGCGCGGCACCTCGCCGGAGGTCGAGATGGCCCGGCGCGGGTTCACCGGCCCCGACGGGCTGGGCGCGGCCGTCCCGAGGTTCTTCGCCCTGGACGTCCTGCGGGGCCGTGAACGGCGTGCGGCCGCGGCTCGTTGA
- a CDS encoding AAA family ATPase, with protein sequence MSRRLVVVLFLDLVGWTRLAERVDPESLQGLLDEYYEICSAAVEEHGGVVEKFIGDAVMAVFGADTSQEDDAPRALRAATRIRAEVRDLRTPATDAAPVEVHCGIAAGEALVTRSARAGIRVVGDVVNLAARLQSLAVAGEIIVNETVAHLARPHYTMVPVPPVALKGKSEPVPVLVVTGEAAADGAGEHSLMVDRGAERHRLRGIYHRVARERRAELVTVLGPPGIGKTRLVREAVDDLLAAGAGPVAVFGSCQSYGTAGNYGALVEMLDALIRRAPSCAELLRSDERIAGVLAALRDASLPRRAGAVPGPGVEEVSWATRELLTAAAHGPLVVVWDNLAWAGQSLLGLIGELMDGLRDLPLLMVCVSRPEFAGREDPGRPGEADVIEVGALVPADSARLAFSLAGRGSGDEVELHGLDLAEQVDRVAVYSAGNPLYIRLMMDWLRSGRTVEEVPPSITAMVGAMIDRLPAPGRRLLGAASVIGPSFTLEQLALLGEPAPEAAALELAGRHLFRATEEAGGYRFVQQPVHEVAYGRLEKEQRVTWHRRLAEHGFSPGFHLEAATRLLAGLRPDDAQLPELAREAAGALLGEGTVALRQRDVPTAIGLLERALVLARGGPDRCRSVAAVRLSDARMLSGDTRGALEAVEEGTWRDTGPGAHTGTAPAPALVRVQRLLLAARLGKVSAADVEGLRAALDGEEPDRSARCRFEQLRMLIHLDHGRFGAAEEAACAALAHARDTADAYEEDRLLVALCEIRQWSPSPMAQKLAGCAELLERFAADRFLALPALAARARCLALTGDRGGARAALTEAESVVVQLRLTLGRVLVDQVAALAASLDGEHAEAERRFGRAADALEQAGYVPVALTMRVQAARECARRDRAEEAARRIAELLARRAEMDVRGRILCLSAAVLGAAAQGRAEPAQAEPAQAEPVRAEPVRAEVLRAEVLRLLRDLDDPCLRGEVYFDLARAHRLLGERDEALAMAALAADSYAAVGAVKPLEAVRAWT encoded by the coding sequence GTGAGCCGGAGACTGGTGGTCGTCCTCTTCCTCGATCTGGTCGGGTGGACCCGGCTCGCCGAGCGCGTGGACCCGGAGTCGCTGCAAGGGCTGCTCGACGAGTACTACGAGATCTGCTCGGCCGCGGTGGAGGAACACGGCGGTGTCGTCGAGAAGTTCATCGGTGACGCCGTCATGGCGGTCTTCGGAGCCGACACCTCCCAGGAGGACGACGCCCCGCGGGCACTGCGCGCGGCCACGCGGATCCGCGCCGAGGTCCGCGACCTGCGCACGCCCGCCACCGACGCGGCTCCGGTCGAGGTCCATTGCGGGATCGCGGCCGGGGAGGCGCTGGTGACGCGTTCGGCCCGGGCCGGCATCCGGGTCGTCGGCGACGTGGTCAACCTGGCCGCGCGCCTGCAGTCCCTGGCCGTCGCCGGGGAGATCATCGTCAACGAGACCGTGGCGCACCTGGCCCGCCCGCACTACACGATGGTCCCGGTGCCGCCGGTGGCGCTGAAGGGCAAGTCCGAACCGGTACCCGTCCTCGTGGTCACCGGGGAGGCGGCCGCGGACGGCGCGGGCGAGCACTCCCTCATGGTGGACCGCGGCGCCGAACGCCACCGGCTGCGCGGGATCTACCACCGGGTGGCCCGGGAGCGGCGCGCGGAACTGGTGACCGTGCTCGGGCCGCCCGGCATCGGCAAGACCCGCCTGGTGCGGGAGGCCGTGGACGACCTCCTGGCGGCCGGGGCCGGGCCCGTCGCCGTGTTCGGCAGCTGCCAGTCGTACGGAACCGCCGGGAACTACGGGGCGCTCGTCGAAATGCTGGACGCGCTGATCCGGCGGGCGCCGTCCTGCGCGGAATTGCTGCGGTCGGACGAACGGATCGCCGGCGTCCTCGCGGCCCTGCGCGACGCCTCGCTCCCCCGGCGGGCCGGCGCGGTCCCGGGCCCGGGCGTGGAGGAGGTGTCCTGGGCGACCCGCGAACTGCTCACCGCCGCGGCCCACGGCCCGCTCGTGGTGGTGTGGGACAACCTCGCGTGGGCCGGCCAGTCGCTCCTGGGGCTGATCGGCGAGCTGATGGACGGGCTGCGCGACCTTCCGCTCCTGATGGTCTGCGTGTCCCGACCGGAGTTCGCGGGGCGGGAGGATCCCGGGCGGCCGGGAGAGGCGGACGTGATCGAGGTCGGGGCGCTGGTCCCGGCCGACAGCGCGCGGCTGGCGTTCTCGCTGGCCGGGCGCGGGAGCGGCGACGAGGTGGAACTGCACGGGCTCGACCTGGCCGAGCAGGTGGACCGGGTCGCCGTGTACAGCGCGGGCAATCCGCTGTACATCCGGCTGATGATGGACTGGCTGCGCAGCGGCCGGACCGTCGAGGAGGTGCCGCCGAGCATCACGGCCATGGTGGGGGCGATGATCGACCGGCTGCCCGCGCCGGGCCGCCGGCTGCTGGGCGCGGCTTCGGTGATCGGCCCCTCGTTCACCCTGGAGCAGCTCGCGCTGCTGGGCGAGCCGGCTCCGGAGGCGGCGGCCCTGGAGCTCGCGGGCCGGCACCTGTTCCGGGCCACGGAGGAAGCGGGCGGCTACCGCTTCGTCCAGCAGCCGGTGCACGAAGTGGCGTACGGCCGGCTGGAGAAGGAGCAGCGGGTCACCTGGCACCGGCGGCTGGCCGAGCACGGTTTCAGTCCGGGCTTCCACCTCGAAGCCGCCACCCGGCTCCTCGCCGGGCTGCGCCCCGACGACGCGCAGCTGCCCGAGCTGGCGCGGGAGGCGGCCGGGGCCCTGCTGGGCGAGGGCACCGTGGCGCTGCGGCAGCGTGACGTGCCGACGGCGATCGGGCTGCTCGAGCGGGCGCTCGTACTGGCGCGGGGCGGGCCGGACCGGTGCCGGTCGGTCGCCGCCGTCCGGCTCAGTGACGCCCGCATGCTCTCCGGGGACACCCGGGGCGCCCTGGAGGCGGTGGAGGAGGGCACGTGGCGCGACACCGGGCCCGGCGCCCACACCGGCACCGCGCCCGCGCCCGCCCTGGTACGGGTGCAGCGGCTGCTGCTGGCCGCCCGCCTCGGGAAGGTCTCGGCGGCGGACGTGGAGGGGCTGCGGGCCGCGCTCGACGGAGAGGAGCCCGACCGGTCGGCCCGGTGCCGGTTCGAGCAGCTGCGGATGCTGATCCACCTGGACCACGGCCGGTTCGGGGCCGCGGAGGAGGCGGCGTGCGCCGCGCTCGCCCACGCCCGGGACACCGCCGACGCGTACGAGGAGGACCGGCTGCTGGTGGCCCTGTGCGAGATCCGGCAGTGGTCGCCGAGTCCGATGGCGCAGAAGCTCGCGGGGTGCGCGGAGCTCCTGGAACGGTTCGCCGCCGACCGGTTCCTGGCCCTGCCCGCGCTCGCCGCCCGCGCGCGCTGCCTGGCGCTGACCGGGGACCGCGGCGGTGCCCGAGCGGCGCTGACCGAGGCCGAGTCCGTCGTCGTACAGCTCCGGCTGACCCTGGGGCGGGTCCTGGTCGATCAGGTGGCCGCGCTGGCCGCCTCCCTGGACGGTGAGCACGCGGAGGCCGAGCGGCGCTTCGGCCGCGCGGCGGACGCTCTCGAACAGGCGGGCTACGTACCGGTGGCGCTGACCATGCGGGTGCAGGCGGCCCGCGAGTGCGCCCGCCGGGACCGGGCGGAGGAGGCGGCCCGCAGGATCGCCGAACTGCTCGCGCGGCGCGCGGAGATGGACGTCCGGGGCCGGATCCTGTGCCTGTCGGCCGCCGTACTGGGCGCGGCGGCGCAGGGCCGCGCCGAGCCGGCGCAAGCCGAGCCGGCGCAAGCCGAGCCGGTACGCGCCGAGCCGGTACGCGCCGAAGTGCTGCGCGCCGAGGTGCTGCGGCTGCTCCGGGACCTCGACGACCCGTGTCTGCGGGGCGAGGTCTACTTCGATCTGGCCCGGGCCCACCGCCTCCTGGGCGAGCGGGACGAGGCCCTGGCCATGGCCGCACTCGCCGCCGACAGCTACGCCGCCGTCGGCGCGGTGAAACCGCTGGAGGCGGTACGGGCATGGACGTGA
- a CDS encoding ABC transporter ATP-binding protein, translated as MANGVVNAEELTKRYRGKETPAVDRISFDIAKGETIGLLGPNGAGKTTLMKMICGVTPPTTGRIRVFGVDPARDPVAAKTGIGAMHQSAPYDEMLSALDNLLIATRFKGLSWRTTRPWAMEVAEYLGLADHLSRLVFQLSGGQRQRLQLVRALLTIPELLILDEPSAGLDVAGRHQIERFVRWLREEYGMTVIWTSHIIQELERNAQRVLVINQGKVVRFAQPSELVREFGGAHLLVSVDDAVGAKVVKEWAAAAGLAATVQDAEVRIDNAQVRDVLPQLSRHCHDSGVAISGISTVTDSLEQVFLRMTGNEG; from the coding sequence GTGGCGAATGGTGTGGTGAACGCCGAGGAACTGACCAAGCGATACCGCGGGAAAGAGACGCCGGCAGTCGACCGTATTTCATTCGACATCGCCAAAGGCGAGACCATCGGGCTGCTGGGACCCAACGGTGCCGGAAAGACCACCCTGATGAAGATGATCTGCGGCGTCACCCCTCCCACCACCGGCCGGATCCGGGTGTTCGGCGTGGACCCGGCCCGCGACCCGGTCGCCGCCAAGACCGGCATCGGCGCGATGCACCAGTCCGCCCCCTACGACGAGATGCTCTCGGCCCTGGACAACCTGCTGATCGCCACCCGCTTCAAGGGCCTGTCCTGGCGCACCACCCGCCCCTGGGCGATGGAGGTGGCCGAATACCTGGGCCTGGCCGACCACCTGTCCCGGCTCGTCTTCCAGCTGTCCGGCGGGCAGCGCCAGCGGCTGCAGCTCGTACGGGCCCTGCTGACCATCCCCGAACTGCTCATCCTCGACGAGCCCTCGGCCGGACTGGACGTGGCCGGCCGGCACCAGATCGAGCGCTTCGTCCGGTGGCTCCGCGAGGAGTACGGCATGACCGTCATCTGGACCAGCCACATCATCCAGGAGCTGGAGCGCAACGCCCAGCGGGTCCTGGTCATCAACCAGGGCAAGGTGGTCCGCTTCGCCCAACCGAGCGAACTCGTCCGCGAGTTCGGCGGAGCGCATCTGCTGGTCAGCGTCGACGACGCGGTCGGCGCCAAGGTCGTCAAGGAGTGGGCGGCCGCGGCCGGACTGGCCGCCACGGTCCAGGACGCCGAGGTGCGCATCGACAACGCGCAGGTCCGGGACGTACTGCCGCAACTGTCCCGGCACTGCCACGACTCCGGAGTCGCGATCTCCGGAATCTCCACCGTCACCGACTCGCTGGAGCAGGTCTTCCTGCGCATGACCGGGAACGAGGGCTGA
- a CDS encoding helix-turn-helix transcriptional regulator, translating into MRSTSSGVRREELAPVTALRGAEISSRGLVLVALVARGHTTDRVARALRLSRHTVGEEISVLLDRFNCRNRAELVAYCYVHRLLPIDVWPPPCGPVKGVGDVFDPLTALREAGLPVDQLSTAQREVLAGLTEEETSVVVSVQLRLVEADSGADAEVWAHDLKLL; encoded by the coding sequence GTGAGGAGTACGTCGTCAGGAGTGCGTCGTGAGGAACTCGCGCCGGTGACGGCGTTACGGGGTGCCGAGATCTCCAGCCGGGGCCTGGTGCTCGTGGCCCTGGTGGCACGGGGGCACACGACCGACCGCGTGGCCCGTGCGCTGCGCCTGAGCAGGCACACGGTGGGCGAGGAGATCAGTGTCCTGCTCGACCGGTTCAACTGCAGGAACAGGGCGGAACTGGTGGCGTACTGCTACGTCCACCGGCTCCTGCCGATCGATGTCTGGCCGCCGCCGTGCGGCCCCGTGAAAGGAGTGGGTGACGTGTTCGACCCTCTGACCGCTCTGCGCGAGGCCGGGCTTCCGGTCGACCAGTTGAGCACCGCGCAGCGCGAGGTGCTGGCGGGCCTGACCGAGGAGGAGACGTCGGTCGTCGTATCGGTGCAGCTGCGGCTGGTCGAGGCGGATTCCGGTGCGGATGCCGAGGTGTGGGCGCACGACCTGAAGCTGCTCTGA
- a CDS encoding YcaO-like family protein yields the protein MQTRDTAQTDDAPLAWLATPQDRSVHRLPGTDRAQPPKATWEMVTRAAAQVGVTRVADITRLDSIGIPTFQAIRPLSRTLAVSQGKGMTPELARLSAVMESVETWHVEQPALPALTASPRKLRTQLGYDVAALAPSAPNLLHDGLPLEWVAARSLVDGARTLVPVNVVRLTLEEHTDWNPPVFFESTNGLAGGNTRIEAALHALCEVIERDAMTAAVTGGGEMGVRVDPRSLGSPVADELCTLIERAGVTLEVRLVPSPTGLPCFLSWVADDEYPAPMFGFGCHLSPEIALTRAVSEAAQARLAYISGARDDLREDFGHVDADRLRGARSGPAAADIRGLVEDPVPHDSLAGALAHVVGRAAAAFSHPPLLVDLTREEIGVPVVKVVAPGSRVCPEVL from the coding sequence GTGCAGACCCGTGACACTGCGCAGACCGACGATGCGCCCCTGGCCTGGCTCGCCACGCCGCAGGACCGCTCCGTGCACCGCCTCCCGGGCACGGACCGGGCCCAACCACCGAAGGCCACCTGGGAGATGGTGACCCGCGCCGCGGCCCAGGTGGGTGTCACCCGGGTCGCCGACATCACCCGGCTCGACTCCATCGGCATCCCGACCTTCCAGGCGATCCGGCCGCTGTCCAGAACGCTCGCCGTCTCCCAGGGCAAGGGGATGACCCCCGAACTGGCCAGGCTCTCGGCGGTGATGGAGTCGGTCGAGACCTGGCACGTCGAACAGCCGGCCCTGCCCGCGCTGACTGCCTCCCCCCGTAAGCTCCGTACGCAACTGGGCTACGACGTAGCCGCGTTGGCACCCTCCGCGCCGAACCTTCTGCACGACGGGCTGCCATTGGAATGGGTGGCGGCCAGGTCCCTGGTCGACGGAGCGCGCACCCTCGTTCCCGTGAACGTCGTCCGGCTGACGCTGGAGGAGCACACCGACTGGAACCCGCCGGTGTTCTTCGAGTCGACGAACGGCCTGGCCGGCGGGAACACCCGGATCGAAGCCGCCCTGCACGCGCTCTGCGAGGTCATCGAGCGCGACGCGATGACCGCCGCGGTCACCGGGGGCGGGGAGATGGGCGTACGCGTCGACCCGCGCTCCCTCGGGTCCCCGGTGGCCGACGAGCTGTGCACCCTGATCGAACGGGCCGGCGTCACCCTGGAGGTCCGCCTCGTCCCCTCGCCCACCGGCCTGCCGTGCTTCCTCTCCTGGGTCGCCGACGACGAGTACCCGGCGCCGATGTTCGGCTTCGGCTGCCACCTCAGCCCGGAGATCGCCCTCACCCGGGCCGTCTCCGAGGCGGCCCAGGCCAGGCTCGCGTACATCTCGGGGGCCCGGGACGACCTCCGGGAGGACTTCGGCCACGTGGACGCCGACCGGCTGCGCGGCGCACGCTCGGGCCCGGCGGCAGCCGACATCAGGGGCCTCGTGGAGGACCCCGTCCCGCACGACAGTCTGGCCGGCGCCCTCGCCCACGTGGTGGGCCGGGCGGCCGCCGCCTTCTCCCACCCGCCCCTCCTCGTCGACCTGACGCGCGAGGAGATCGGGGTCCCGGTCGTCAAGGTCGTGGCTCCGGGGAGCCGCGTATGCCCGGAGGTGCTGTAG